In Lysinibacillus sp. 2017, the DNA window ACAATCCGTTCCGTTAAAACAGTTGAAGATAATGAGAAAACAGAATTTGATAAAGATCATGCAGAGGAATCTGTTGACTCGGTTTATGTGTTTAAAGAAGAAATAGCAAGCCATCGTGCAGCATTCGTGACTACGATCTTTGATATTGTATTAGAAGCAAAGAAAGACATTGCAAAATCTGAGGATCTATCATCTGAGGAGCAAGTTGCGCTATTACGTGAAGATTTAAAGGATATTTTAGAAAATCAACAAAGCCTTACATTGTCTGATGCACAGTTAATGATGTTGCTTAATGCATCTATGCAAAATATTGAATCGACACGAGATACGCTAGCCAATTTGGTGGAAATGAATTTAAATCGCCAATTGCGTAAAGAAAATTTAATTACATATCGCAATGATATTGAAAGTAAAATACGTCAACAATCTGCTATTCAGGATAGTTTAATGAATGTGACAGTTGCTATTGGACGTGCAGCGATTGTAGAAACTGAAGTATTAGACGAAGAAAAAACGGTGATTGCCAAGCAGCAAGCTCGCGCTGCGGTTGAACCAACGCGTATCTTACAAGGCCAAATAATTGTTCAAGAAGGGGAAGTTATTACCCGGGAAATTTATCGCCAATTAGAATTACTAGGTATGCTAGATAATAAAACATCGATAAAACCAATTTTGGGATTAACCATTTTAGTCGGGTTACAAATGGCATTTTTATTTATTTTATTTGACCGCTCTAAAAAAGAACTTTCGAAAAAACGCAACGAATTGTTTGTGACCGTCATTGTTTATGCAATTGCGTTAATCACGATGAAATTAATTGCTTTAATCGCATTGAACTTTGATGTTATGCTAGCATTCGTCTATCCTTCTGCGATGGCTACTATGCTTGTACGAGTTTTAGCGAATGAACGTGCTGCTGGAATTGTGACGATATTAACTGCAGCATCTGCTGGAGTTATCTTTCATGAGGGCTATGCAGCAGTCTTACAAATGGACGCAGCACTATATATTTTATTTGGTGGTTTTGCATCGATTATTTTCATGCGAAACTTGGAAAAACGATCGGATTATTTACAAGCAGTGGCGGTTGTTACAGTAGTAAACTTAGCGTTTATTGCCTTTTACTTATTAATGGCGCAATCAGGTTATGGGTTTAAAGAGATTGCCTTTTATGTGGCAGCAGCGATTATTTCAGGTTTATTGTCAGGTGCTTTAACAATGGGATTACTGCCGTACTTTGAATCAGCATTTGGTTTATTATCGGTAATGCGCCTCATAGAACTGTCTAATCCGAACCATCCACTCTTGAAAAAGATTTTGACGGAAACACCAGGAACGTATCATCATAGTATTATGGTTGCAAATTTGGCAGAGGCCGCTTGTGAGGCAATTGATGCAGATGGCTTGCTTGCACGGGTGGGTTGCTATTATCATGATTTAGGGAAAACACGCAGACCGCTGTTTTTCATCGAAAATCAAATGGGCGCGAATCCACATGATTCATTGGCTCCTGAAAGCAGTGCAGATATTATTATTGCACATACAACAGATGGTGCTGAGCTTTTACGCAAACATAAAATGCCACAAGAAATTATTGATATTTGCTTACAGCATCACGGTACAAGCCTGTTAAAATTCTTCTTGTTTAAGGCAAAGGAAGAAGGGAAACAATTAGATGAAAGTGTTTTCCGTTATCCAGGACCAAAACCTCAAACAAAAGAAGCTGCTATTATAAGCATAGCGGATAGTGTAGAAGCTGCAGTTCGATCGATGAAAGAGCCAAGCACAGAAAAGATTCAAAAGCTTGTCCAATCCATTATTCAGGACCGCGTTCAAGATGACCAATTTGATGAATGTGATATTTCATTAAAAGAATTAAAAATTATTGAAGATGTATTATGTGAAACTTTGAATGGGACGTTCCACTCGCGTATTGAATATCCAAAGTAACACTAGGAGGAAACCACATGTTAGAAATCGACTTTTTAGATGAAACAAATGAAGTACAAGAATCACATATGGACTTAGTAGGAAAATTATTACAGCATGCCGCTCAGCACGAAGGAATTGAAGATGGCACAGAAGTTTCGATTACATTTGTAACGAACGAAGCCATTCATGAAATTAATCGTGAATACCGTGATAAAGACCAACCAACTGACGTTATTTCATTCGCATTAGAAGAAATGGGTGAAGGGGAAGTACAAATTATTGGTGAAGGCATGCCGCGTATCCTTGGAGATATTATTATTTCAACAGACCGCACACGTGAGCAGGCTGAAGAATTTGGTCACTCATTTGAACGTGAGTTAGGTTTCTTAGCTGTACATGGTTTTTTACATCTACTAGGCTATGACCATATGGTACCTGAAGACGAAAAAGTAATGTTTGGCAAACAAGATGAAATTTTAGAATCTTACGGCTTAGGTCGCGATACAAATGAACGCGCGTAAATTTTTTCGCTCGTTCGACTATGCGTTACAAGGTATTGTGACAGCGACAAAAGAACAAAATTTACGTTTTCATATACTTAGTGCCATCATCGTTATAATTGCAGGTGCTGTGACCCGGTTATCAATAACGGAGT includes these proteins:
- the ybeY gene encoding rRNA maturation RNase YbeY, with the protein product MLEIDFLDETNEVQESHMDLVGKLLQHAAQHEGIEDGTEVSITFVTNEAIHEINREYRDKDQPTDVISFALEEMGEGEVQIIGEGMPRILGDIIISTDRTREQAEEFGHSFERELGFLAVHGFLHLLGYDHMVPEDEKVMFGKQDEILESYGLGRDTNERA
- a CDS encoding HD family phosphohydrolase, which encodes MIKKMKKHIHFINFRILLVIVLVLTALLQFFLMLDNVRGDTYDIQLTELAPETIRSVKTVEDNEKTEFDKDHAEESVDSVYVFKEEIASHRAAFVTTIFDIVLEAKKDIAKSEDLSSEEQVALLREDLKDILENQQSLTLSDAQLMMLLNASMQNIESTRDTLANLVEMNLNRQLRKENLITYRNDIESKIRQQSAIQDSLMNVTVAIGRAAIVETEVLDEEKTVIAKQQARAAVEPTRILQGQIIVQEGEVITREIYRQLELLGMLDNKTSIKPILGLTILVGLQMAFLFILFDRSKKELSKKRNELFVTVIVYAIALITMKLIALIALNFDVMLAFVYPSAMATMLVRVLANERAAGIVTILTAASAGVIFHEGYAAVLQMDAALYILFGGFASIIFMRNLEKRSDYLQAVAVVTVVNLAFIAFYLLMAQSGYGFKEIAFYVAAAIISGLLSGALTMGLLPYFESAFGLLSVMRLIELSNPNHPLLKKILTETPGTYHHSIMVANLAEAACEAIDADGLLARVGCYYHDLGKTRRPLFFIENQMGANPHDSLAPESSADIIIAHTTDGAELLRKHKMPQEIIDICLQHHGTSLLKFFLFKAKEEGKQLDESVFRYPGPKPQTKEAAIISIADSVEAAVRSMKEPSTEKIQKLVQSIIQDRVQDDQFDECDISLKELKIIEDVLCETLNGTFHSRIEYPK